The sequence below is a genomic window from Acetomicrobium sp. S15 = DSM 107314.
CCCGGCCTCATCTTTTTGATGAACTCCGGGTCTAAGTCCTCCATGGAGTGGCGCCCCAACTCTTCGGGATCGCTCGTCACTAGGTATCTCGCGGGGATTATGACGTCTGTGTCGACATCGTTGCCGTATACCCATGCCTTACCGCGCAGCTTCTCGCTCATCGAACCTCACCTCTCAAACTTTGGAGCTCATCCGAGGACAGCACTTCCCGCGGATCTGTAACCCTTCCGGTGACGGCGCTTGCTGCCGCTACAAGCGGTCCGGCCAGGTAAAGGGCGCTTTTCGGATGCCCCATGCGTCCTACGAAGTTCCTGTTGCTCGTCGAGACGCACACCTCCCCCTCGGCCAATATCCCGAGGTGCCCGCCAAGGCACGGCCCACAAGTCGGCGTGCACACAGCAGCACCGGCCCTTACGAAAGTATCGATATACCCTTTTTCTAAAGCTGCGTTATAAACTTCATACGACGCGGGTATAACGATCAGGCGCACGTCGTCGTGCACTGATCTTCCCTTTAAAACCTTCGCCGCCATCTCTATGTCGGTGAGCCTCCCGTTCGTGCACGAGCCGATGAAGACCTGGTCGATCTTCACGTCTGAGCAATCTTCAGCGGGACGGGCGTTGGCAGGGGAGGATGGGGCTGCCACGAGCGGTTTGAGAACGGAGACGTCTATGTCCACCTCTCTGGCGTAGTTAGCCCCTTCGTCGGGGTAGATGGGGTTAAAAGGCCTTACGGCCCGCTCTTTGGCGTACTTTAGCATCGTCTCGTCGGGTACGAAAATCCCGGCCTTCGCCCCGCCCTCCACGGCCATGTTGGAGATAGTAAAGCGATCGTCCATGGTCAAGGCCTTTACGGCGGTGCCGT
It includes:
- a CDS encoding 3-isopropylmalate dehydratase large subunit encodes the protein MKRTLASAIIASHSSESAKEGDICNVKVDFAFANDITAPPAIKAFKEMGASHVFDPKRCAVLPDHFTPNKDIASAQQVKVSRIFAKEQGMLYWEVGRVGVEHAFLPEQGQILPGEIVLGADSHTCTGGALGAFATGMGSTDLAAAWALGETWLRVPPTIKVNFEGTPPPWIVGKDLILALLGIIGTQGARYQALEFHGTAVKALTMDDRFTISNMAVEGGAKAGIFVPDETMLKYAKERAVRPFNPIYPDEGANYAREVDIDVSVLKPLVAAPSSPANARPAEDCSDVKIDQVFIGSCTNGRLTDIEMAAKVLKGRSVHDDVRLIVIPASYEVYNAALEKGYIDTFVRAGAAVCTPTCGPCLGGHLGILAEGEVCVSTSNRNFVGRMGHPKSALYLAGPLVAAASAVTGRVTDPREVLSSDELQSLRGEVR